A DNA window from Gopherus evgoodei ecotype Sinaloan lineage chromosome 22, rGopEvg1_v1.p, whole genome shotgun sequence contains the following coding sequences:
- the DDX49 gene encoding probable ATP-dependent RNA helicase DDX49: MSSFRELGLPAWLAEQAQQLGIGRPTPVQAACIPPILQGRDCMGCAKTGSGKTAAFVLPILQKLSEEPYGIFCLVVTPTRELAYQIAEQFRVLGKPLGLKDCIIVGGMDMVAQALELSHKPHVVVATPGRLADHLRSSNTFSLRKIKFLVLDEADRLLEQDCADFTKDLEVILGAVPATRQTLLFSATLTDTLKELKSLAMNKPFFWESQAEVRTVDELVQHYLLVPEKVKDAYLVHLIQTFQDEHEDWSIIIFTSTCKNCQILTMMLRRFNFPSVALHSMMKQKQRFAALARFKSSVFKILIATDVASRGLDIPTVQVVINYNTPGLPKIYIHRVGRTARAGRHGLAITLVTQYDIHLVHAIEQQIKTKLQEFSVEERAVLRILTQVNVTRRECEIKLEATDFDEKKEINKRKQMILEGKDPELEAKRKAELAKIKKKNKQFRARVQQTLQEKKQRQLKRKLQKKAQPQQRQVAKET, from the exons ATGTCGAGCTTCCGCGAGCTCGGGCTGCCGGCCTGGCTGGCGGAGCAGGCGCAGCAGCTGGGCATAGGCCGCCCCACCCCGGTGCAGGCCGCCTGCATCCCGCCCATCCTGCAGG GTCGCGACTGCATGGGCTGTGCCAAGACGGGCAGCGGCAAGACAGCTGCATTCGTCCTGCCGATCCTGCAGAAACTCTCTGAGGAGCCCTATGGTATATTCTGCCTGGTGGTGACACCCACACG GGAGTTGGCCTATCAGATTGCTGAACAATTCCGTGTTCTGGGGAAGCCACTTGGCTTGAAGGATTGCATCATCGTTGGAGGGATGG ACATGGTGGCCCAGGCTCTGGAGCTCTCCCATAAGCCTCACGTTGTCGTTGCTACACCTGGCAGGCTGGCTGATCATCTCCGCAGCTCCAACACCTTCAGCCTCAGAAAGATAAAGTTCCTG GTTTTGGACGAAGCTGACCGGCTGCTGGAACAGGACTGTGCTGACTTCACCAAGGACCTGGAGGTGATTCTAGGGGCTGTGCCAGCGACCAGGCAGACACTGCTGTTTAGTGCTACACTGACGGACACGCTGAAAGAGCTGAAGAGCCTTGCCATGAACAAACCCTTCTTCTGGGAGTCCCAGGCTGA AGTGCGGACTGTGGATGAGCTGGTGCAGCACTACCTGCTTGTGCCGGAGAAAGTCAAGGACGCGTACCTCGTCCATTTAATTCAGACCTTCCAGGATGAGCACGAGGACTGGTCCATCATCATCTTCACCAGCACCTGCAA GAACTGCCAGATCTTGACTATGATGCTGAGGCGGTTCAACTTCCCGTCAGTGGCTTTACATTCCATGATGAAGCAG AAGCAGCGCTTTGCAGCCTTAGCAAGATTCAAGTCCAGTGTCTTTAAGATCCTCATCGCCACTGATGTGGCTTCCAG GGGCTTAGACATTCCAACAGTCCAGGTTGTCATCAACTACAACACCCCAGGCCTGCCGAAAATCTACATCCACCGGGTGGGCCGGACGGCCCGTGCAG GCCGGCACGGACTCGCCATCACGCTGGTGACGCAGTACGACATCCACCTGGTGCATGCTATTGAGCAGCAGATCA AAACGAAGCTGCAGGAGTTCTCGGTGGAGGAGCGTGCGGTACTCCGCATCCTCACCCAGGTGAACGTCACCAGGAGGGAGTGTGAAATC AAACTGGAGGCGACTGATTTTGATGAGAAGAAGGAAATAAATAAGCGGAAGCAAATGATCCTGGAAGGAAAG GACCCGGAGTTGGAGGCAAAGAGGAAGGCGGAGTTGGCCAAGATCAAGAAGAAGAACAAGCAGTTCCGTGCGAGGGTCCAGCAGACGCTGCAGGAGAAGAAACAGCGTCAGCTGAAGAGgaagctgcagaagaaggcgcAGCCGCAGCAGAGACAGGTGGCCAAGGAGACGTGA